Genomic DNA from Gimesia aquarii:
TGATCATGGCAGCACACAGCAACAGCAGTATGAATCGACGCCATTTTCGTTGCGTGAGAAAAGCTGGCATGGGAACTGGAGTGTTTCCTAAATGAGTACAAGTAGAATAGCTGGCAATGATTGCGCAGTTTCTCTGATCGGATATAGGAATTTATCGTCGAAAGAAATGGGTGGGATTAAATCAATCCACACTGAATGCAAACTAGCCTGAGAAAAGAGACTTTATTTGGTAAAACAGGGGGAATGGAGAAAGTGTTTAACGCCACATTTTGGCAAAGATCTTTCCCAGTGCAGGAAGCTGGTAGTGCGCGTTCAGTCCACTTGGATTGGGTAAAACCCAGATGGGAGATCCCCCAATCGTTCGTTCCTGTAAACCGAGCTGAGCCTTGGGTTCCTGAAACGCCTTCCGATAGGAAGTAATACCCAGGAAAGCCACCTTTTGTGGACGATACTTAATGACCTTCTCTGTGAGGATTTCCGCACCTTCGAATAGTTCCGTTTTGGAAAGTTCGTCAGCTCGTTTGGATGCTCTGCTGACAATATTCGTCAGGCCACCTCCCCGTTTGGGGAGAAGATAATCTTCAAACGGTGAATAGAGTCGCTCCGTCACACGACCTTTATACATGGCGGGCCAGAACCGGTTACCAGGGCGTGCAAAATGATGCCCCACCGCCGCCGAATATAAACCGGGGTTCGTGCCCACAAACAGTGCCTTCAACCCCTTCTCAATGATATCGGGAGTCTGTTTATGAATTGCTTGTTCCAACTCTTTCGCAGTTGGTTTCCAGATTTCATCCACGTTCAATCGACTCCGAGAGTTTTCGCATTGTCTCAATCGATGAAACCATCGGCACGAAGTGCATCAATGGCCCGTTCGAAGGCATTAATGGTGAAGCTGATATCATCATCCGTGTGGGCGGCTGTGGTCATCGCGCCCCAACCAAACCAATCGACTCCATTGAGTAACAGAGCACAGCGAAATGCGTGACCCAAGCGGGCATCATGTTTGCAGTCCAGACGATCGAAGTCATTATTGTAAGGCACAAAATTGTCATCCACGGGCCGCGGACCATCGTAGCCAGGAAGCACTTTGATAATCGAAAATTGACCATAGACGGCCCAGTTGACATTCTTGCGTGTCAGAACTTCATTCAATCCCAGACGCAGTTTTGCGCCGCTCTCGTTCGCTTTCCGACAAGGTTCTCCATCTTCGATCAACTTGAGAGCAGAGATACCTGCTGCCGCCGAAAGTGGATTCGCATTATAGGTTCCGGGGTGCTTCATCTTTTTGCCGAACCCGTTATCAAAGGCAATCGCCTGCATCAGATCGGCTCGACCAGTCAAACAACCACCGGGTAATCCGCCGGCGACGATTTTGGCGAGAGAGGTTAAGTCGGGTACAATCCCACATACTTCCTGCATACCGCCGGGCGCGACGCGAAAACCGCTGATGACTTCATCCATAATCAGCAGCACACCTTTATCAGCCGTTAGTTGTCTCAAACCTTGTAGAAAACCATCATCAAGGGGAACCACACCCCAGCGGCTGCCCGTGGCTTCCACAATAATACAGGCCGGGTCATGCTCGGCAATCGCTTGCTCGACCAGATCCAGATCATTGGGACGCAGGATGACTAATTCATCAGACACGCCGTGCGTCACTCCGGGCATCTTATAGGTCTTGTCATCATGCGGTGGTTCTGCGGCCTGGGCTAAGAGATCGTGCCAGCCATGAAAATGGCCGGCGAATTTCATGACTTTTGTTTTTCCGGTAGCGATTCGCGAGACGCGTAACGCCATCATGGTGGCTTCGGTTCCGCTACTGGTAAAACGCACCATTTCACCAGAAGGGACCAGTTTGCGGACAAGTTCGCCCCACTCCAGTTCCAACTCATGACAGGCGCCGAAATGCGTTCCTTTCGCAACCTGATCCTGAACCGCCTTGACCATCTGAGGATGACTGTGCCCCATGATCAATGCACCGTGGCCACTCCAGTAATCAATGATGTCGTTGCCGTCCACGTCATATTTATGTGAACCTGTTGCATGATCGACATAAATGGGAAACGGTTGCATATAACGACCATCGTGAGTCACCCCACTGGGAAACAAAGTACAGGCCCGCTGGTACATCTGTGAAGAGGTCGGAAACTTCGCAAAAAACTCGGTTTCAATCTGTTGTCCCACAGCTTGGCTCATAGTGTATTACTCACATAAAACAGGTATAGAATGGATCTGATGCTTTAACAGAAACGATGCTGTCCGCGCATTTCATTTTAGAATGCAAAATGAAACTGCCTACCATAATTTATATCGGAATGAGGGACAAATATCAAAGTGATCAGAACCGGAAAGCGGGGCTGAACAACTAACTTTCCGTCTGAATCAATCGACGAATCTTGTGAGTGACAGTGTGCTAGCACTCGGTAATCTGTGACGTTATATGATCTTGATCTGCATCGGGATTGCTATACACCAACTGCAGAACATAACGACGAACATGTCAAAACCGGCGGCTAGCGCCGAGCCACTCACATTAATCGTTGCTTAATCCCACATTTCCCATTTGACTTCCCACACTTTGACACGCGATTTGTGCCAGACCTTTGAATAGCAACGTAACGTTATGGTTAGGTAGAGAAAAAATTTGCCTAGAGCGGTTTTAGACTCAATGCAAATGGGAATTCCCTGTTTAATTCGTCGAGAAAACGCTTGGAACCCCAGAGTGGTTCACTTATGATAGAAACGTACTATTTGTTTATTTTACACATAGGTTTAGACCAATTCTTAATTGGACTTAAAAATGTTAACTCTAAAATACGAGGTTCTCTTTCACTTGTTTTGTTTTGGCTTGTGTTTCCTTTTCGTTCCAGGTGAAACGCAAGTTCTGGGAGCATTTCCACTTTCTGGGAAGATTGATTTTTCTGAGGAATATAAGCGGCTTTTAAAAGAATCTAAATCAGCACCTTCCAAAGGATATTTGAAAGAAGTGGCGTTTGACGCGATCAAAACAAGTCAGGCTGCGATCAAAACAGGCGATTATTCTGCAGCAACGAAGATCGCTACTCTAGCCGTTAAAATTGGGAAATCATCAGGGAACAACCACGCATATACACTGGCGAATCGTTTAAAACAACGCAGTGTTATGCTGGCTCGGGAATATCGCAAAGTAGAAAAATATCATCAAAACCTGCAAAAGGATCCGAACGACTCAAAGTCGGCTTTTTTATATGGAAAGTTTGTCGCCTTAAAGTTGAATCACTGGAAAGAAGGACTTTTTTGGCTCGCCAAAGGGGATGATGCTGAATTTCGAGCTCTGGCTAAGAAAGAACTTTCGAACTCAAAAAATTATGGCACTCTTCTGGAAGTTGCCAATGGCTGGTATCAATTAGGTGGTAAAGAGAAAGGTTTGACAAAGCGAGAATTGGAATTACACGCTTATGAATTGTATAGTCGAGCGTGGCAACACTCAATTGGAGCAGATCGAACGACGATTAATGACAAGTTAAGCGAGATGCCCCTCCGGTATCTCAATCACATGCAGGAACAGGATGTCATTCCAGGTCCGTGGCCTTTCGGAAAAAATGGCGAGAGTGGAAATGGCAAGGGAATGTTTACAGTCAATCATCTTGAGTTTCCCAATGGTCTGGGACTACATCCACCAAATAATGGTTTCGCACGCGTGCGTTACCAATTAGATGGTCAATACAAAACCTTTGTGACCGGCGTGGCCCTCTATGATCATACAACTGAAGTTCGCCGTTCAGTTACATTTTCGGTGATGGGAGATGACAGGGTTCTCTGGAAATCACCACTCATCCGATTTCGAGGGGACGTGGTATTCTGTAAAGTGTCTGTCAAGAACATTAAAAGACTGGAAATTCGAACTGAATCGCCGGGGCAAGCTTACGGAGCAAATGCTATGTGGCTTGATCCACACGTTTTGAAATAGATCTGAATTCATACATGAAATGGCCTTGTTGAGAATAGGAAACTCATACAGTTTTTTCATGGCCAATAATCCATCTAAATCATATTCGGAACGCAGCAGCAGTTTTTTACATCATAGCCCTTTATGATTTTCGAGAGATTGATCCCAGTTAATACTCGTTCGACTCCTCAGTCTGTCCCTCAATTCCGGAAAAGCTGCTTTCTACCACTTGTCGCACGAGACGGTCCTCGACTTCCTGCTTCAGTTTGGACATCGCGTCCGCTAACGGCATTGGTCCCAGGTCACCGTCGATACGATCCCGTACCGCGACCGCAGTCTGTTCTGCCTCTTTGGGACCGACGATGAACATATACGGAATCAATTCCAGTTGGGCGTCGCGAATCTTCGCGTTGACTTTGGAACTGCGTGTGTCGACAGAAATGCGGAATCCGTTCTTGCGCAGTTCGGCTGCCACTTCGTTCGCATAATCGAGTGTCTTATCGCTGACGGGCAACACACGGATTTGCTCAGGCGCCAACCAGAGTGGAAACGCGCCCGCGAAATGTTCGATCAACATACCGGTAAAGCGTTCCATCGAACCAAACGGGGCACGGTGAATCATGACCGGGCGGTGTGGCTGATTATCGGAGCCGGTATATTCAAGCTGGAAACGCTCTGGCAGATTATAGTCGAGTTGTACCGTTCCCAACTGCCATTCGCGGCCGATACAGTCCGATACCATAAAGTCGGCCTTTGGTCCGTAGAATGCGGCTTCACCTTCACATTCCGTGAACGGCATTCCCGAATCGGAGAGCACTTTTCGCAGACTGTTTTCGGCACGTTGCCAGTTCTCTTCACTGCCCACATATTTGTCACTTCCGGGCTCGCGCAGCGAAAGTTGCACACGGAAATTGTCCAGACCGACCGAAGCCAGAATGAATTTGACAAGATCCAGTGTGATGCGGAATTCGTCTTCTACTTGCTCGGGAGTGCAGAAAATGTGCGCATCATCCTGAGTCAGGCCGCGTACCCGCAACATGCCGTTCAATTCTCCCGTTTGTTCGTGACGATACACGGTTCCGAATTCCGCCAGTCGCACGGGCAGGTCCCGATAACTCCGCGGCATCGAGCGATACATCTCCGCGTGATGTGGACAGTTCATCGGTTTCAGCAGATACCGTTCGTTTTTGTGTTCCCAGTCTTTGAGTATTGCAATTTTTTCTTCGCGATTCGCACCGGGAGGAAATTCGAAATCACAGTTCATTACCCGTGAGGATTTCCAGAACGTCTCTTCATCCTCAGCCGAGAGACTGTCTTCTTCCAGTTTCCGCACCCAGAAATCAACCAGTTGCCCAGCATCGTGCCCGAACAGGGGCGCGAATTGCGAGTCGCGATAGTAGGGGAAGTGACCGCTGGTTTCATACAGCTCGACACGTCCGATATGGGGTGAGTAGACCGGCTGATAGCCGAGCCGTGTGAGTTCAACTTTGATGAAGTCTTCCAGTACCGCGCGGATCGTGGCCCCTTTGGGCAGCCAGAGGCAGAGCCCCTGTCCCACTTCCGGATTGATCTGAAACAGTCCCAGTTTTTTGCCAAGCACACGATGGTCGCGGCGTTTGGCTTCTTCGACCTGTTCCAGATACTTCTTCAAATCTTTTTTGCTGAAAAAGGCGGTACCATACAGACGCTGGAGCGGTTTATTCCCGGTGTCGCCTTTCCAGTACGAGCCTGCAACCGACAACAGTTTGAAAGCTTTGATTTTTCCCGCGTTGGGAATATGAGGACCCCGGCAGAGATCGACAAATTCGCCCTGTCGATAAAAGCTGAGTTGACCATGGTCGGCGAGACCCGTTTCAATGTGCTCCGCTTTGGAATGCTGGGACATTTCGTTCACAAACGAAACGGCTTCGCCTCGGTCGAGAGAGAACCGTTCGAACGGTTCTTCCTCTTTGATGATCTTTTTCATCTCCTCTTCGATTTTGGGAAAGTCATCTTCGCTGATGGTATGTTCGAGACCAAAATCGTAATAGAAGCCATGGGGCAGGGTCGGGCCAAAGGCCAGTTGAATGCCGGGCCAGAGACGCATCACGGCTCGCGCCATTACGTGGGCACACGAGTGCCGCATCACGCCGAGTGCTTCGGCATCGCGATCGGTCAGCAGGCGGAGTGAGATTTCGGACGAATCCGCTATCTCCCGCATGGGTCGGAACGCATCACAAACGGTTCCGTTCACCTCGGCAGCGACCACCGCGTTGGCCAGCCGTTCTCCAATTGATTGTGCGACATCGATTGCGGAGCTGTTATCTGAGAATTCCTTAACACTTCCATCGGGTAATTTGATTTGAATCATTCGTTTTTTGAACTTCATCTAAAGTCGGAACCACCACAGTCGCCGTTACAAAGGGCTCACCGCTCAGGCAGTTCGAAGGAGGTAGAGTCTTTATATTCGACAAGTAATGTCCGCGTCAATGTTCGCCCGTCCGCAGAAAAATCGTCGGAAACCGCTGAAATTGCTATGATCGGTCAGACAGGGCGCCAGACTCTTACTTTCAGCAGTTTTTTTCACAGAAACTCGTCTGGAACTTGACGATTTCTTAATCGGCGCGTACCCTTCTTAACCGCAGGACGATTAGCTCAGTTGGTTAGAGTGCCACGTTGACATCGTGGAGGTCACTGGTTCGAATCCAGTATCGTCCAATTCTAAATCCTTTCCTAGTTAAAGTTTATGGAAAGTGAAAATTGAAACCTGTTGGACATATCAAATCCGTTCAGCAGGTTTTTTGCTGCGCTCGGTTCGTGAGCCTTATATTCTTTGCCTGATTGCATCTTTCCTTACAACTGTCACAGTTTTTACGAATTTCGCCGGAAGATCGATAAATTCATCATTGTTCTCACAGACAGACGATTGATCAAGTCGATCCATTTGTTGGACTGTGCCATTTCAAATCAATTCTACTCCTGGTGATCCATTTCCTGAGCATGCGGGATCATCTTTCAGTAGCTCTCAGTAAGGTTTCAGGATGAAGGAACATCCCGCAGTCATCGTTTGTGGTTATGGTTTAGTTCTCTCGGCGGTTTTTGCTGTGGGGTGTGCGACACGTTCAGCAACCGTACAAGATACGGGCTTGGCAAAAATCGAAGCTGAACGCGTTCCAACCGAGCGCACTCAGATAGATAATATGTCTGAACCTGAAACAGACATTCTACAGACAAGTTCTGAGTTTCTGAATTCATCCATTGAAGGCAACCAGGAAGTCGAAACGGTTGTTTCTCAACCATTTCCAACTCATTCCCTGATTGAGTTGGAACAATTGGCCGTTGATGTGAACCCCAGACTGGTAAAGCTCTACCAGGAGTATAACGCAGCAACTTCGCGTGCGAGATATGTTGACGAACTTCCTGATCCAAAGGTTGGTGCAAATGTTTTTGGAGGAGCCGCCATTGAAACTGCCGCCGGTTCACAACGAGCCATCTTAAGTGTCAGCCAGATGATTCCCTGGCTTGGCAAGCTGAGTGCGGAAGAACAGCGAGCCTCCTTCGAAGCATTTGCCATTCGTGCCGATTATCTGGCAGAAAGAATTCTTGTGATTGCTGCAGTTCGAACAGGTTGGTATCGGTTGTACGTCATCGATCAACAGATTGAAACCACGAAAGCGAATCAACAACTGCTTCAATCACTAATTGATGTCGCAAATGCCCAAATCGCCACCGGAACTGCAACACAGGGGGATGTGCTGCTAGGCACGCTGGAATTGAGCAAATTAGAAGAGCGTCTACTTACGTATCGCAAATTGAGAGTTGCCGTGCAAGCGGAAGTGAATCGCTTATTGGCGCGAGACACTGATCTTCCGGTGATCACGTCTAATGAACTACACGTTGATTTACCTGAGTTATCTTTAAACACGCTGTTTCAGAATTCATTAACGTCGCAACCAGAGATTCAGGCAGCCCAGCTGCGTACACAGGCAACCCAGTGGGGAATTGAAGTTGCCCGCCTCAGCCGACGGCCAGAACTCACCATTTCGGGCAATTACTTTTTCGTGGATAATAACCGCCCCCCCTCTTCGATTGTCAATGTGGGTGAAGATCCCTGGTCACTGGGTGCTCAAGTCAGCGTACCGCTGTGGAGAGAAAAATATGACGCTCTGGAGGACGAAGCGACGTGGAAACATCTTGCTTCAAACAATTCAGAAACGGAAGTGATCGATCGATATGATGCGCTGATTACTGAATTGCTGGCAGAAGCCAGACGCGCGGATGAGACAGCAGTCCTTTACAAAAATACCATCCTTCCTCAAGCGCGTCAGACTCTCCGAGCTGATCAGGAGTCGTATTCTCGGGGAGCCGTCGAATTTGATCGTGTCATTAGAGACTATCGAAACTTGCTGACGCTTGAGCTTGGTTATCATCAGGCAATTGGCGAACTCGCAATTTCAATGGCGCAAATCTGTCGCGCAGTCGGGCAGGACATACCGATGACCAAACTGCCATCCCTACCCGTTTTGCCAGATGAGAATGAACCCTAAAAAATTTGGTCTTCTCTCTACTTAAAGGATACAGTACACTCCACTTGTCTATGTATCATCTTTCTCAGGAGGCTTAAGCAATGAAGTCGGTTTGTCGATTTTTGGTCATCTGGCTCACGACAGCAATGCTGTTCGTTCAGATGATTGGCCCGGCAAATTTGTTTGGCTGTTGTTGCTCGAATGACGCTTCTGATGAAAACCACTTGCAAAATAAAACAAATTGCTGCAATATCAAACTTCCCTCAAAAACTTTGGCTTCCGGTCAGGGGGACTGTTGCTTCAAGCGAGTAACAAGTTCGGCGGCAACCAAGAAACAAAATCTCAAAACTGTCAGTGATGAGCGACTCGTTTCTTGTTTACATAACAACCAGTACAACAATTCCAAATGCCATTGTGCTAAGAACAACTTATTTGCTGCGATACCGACTGAGCCCACTCTGACACAACGAGTGCAATTTGCGAGTGTATTTCTTGCTCTGGCGGGTGCCTCCTCGCCTTTGAATCAGGAAGATTATTGTCATCCATTTTCATGTGAAGACTCGTCTTACTTGATGTCATTTCAGAGGTTTGCACAGATTCAGCTCTGTGTTTCTTTGCTCTAAATTCTGCTTCTCTCACACAGCTTTCGACGTTTTTGACGTGGAAACTCTGTGCGCAATTTTCATTTAACAACATTGTCAGCAAGTATTGATTCTTTGCGCATGAATTCGCTCTGAATCGACATTCTTAAGCTGAGTTCGAATATAAAATTGATGAACGTTCAGATCGAAACGTTTTATATTGCAGTTGAGCGGCTGGCCATAGTTTTCCGGCACAGTCCAATGCTGGTCTAATGTCATTGGCTGGCCGCTCTCTCAAAATTTCCCGGAGGGGACATATGACATCTTCATCAAAAAATGAACCAGTGACCGATGTTAGTAACACAACACCGCATCCCGATGCGAAATCA
This window encodes:
- a CDS encoding mismatch-specific DNA-glycosylase, which codes for MDEIWKPTAKELEQAIHKQTPDIIEKGLKALFVGTNPGLYSAAVGHHFARPGNRFWPAMYKGRVTERLYSPFEDYLLPKRGGGLTNIVSRASKRADELSKTELFEGAEILTEKVIKYRPQKVAFLGITSYRKAFQEPKAQLGLQERTIGGSPIWVLPNPSGLNAHYQLPALGKIFAKMWR
- a CDS encoding aspartate aminotransferase family protein, whose translation is MSQAVGQQIETEFFAKFPTSSQMYQRACTLFPSGVTHDGRYMQPFPIYVDHATGSHKYDVDGNDIIDYWSGHGALIMGHSHPQMVKAVQDQVAKGTHFGACHELELEWGELVRKLVPSGEMVRFTSSGTEATMMALRVSRIATGKTKVMKFAGHFHGWHDLLAQAAEPPHDDKTYKMPGVTHGVSDELVILRPNDLDLVEQAIAEHDPACIIVEATGSRWGVVPLDDGFLQGLRQLTADKGVLLIMDEVISGFRVAPGGMQEVCGIVPDLTSLAKIVAGGLPGGCLTGRADLMQAIAFDNGFGKKMKHPGTYNANPLSAAAGISALKLIEDGEPCRKANESGAKLRLGLNEVLTRKNVNWAVYGQFSIIKVLPGYDGPRPVDDNFVPYNNDFDRLDCKHDARLGHAFRCALLLNGVDWFGWGAMTTAAHTDDDISFTINAFERAIDALRADGFID
- a CDS encoding NPCBM/NEW2 domain-containing protein encodes the protein MLTLKYEVLFHLFCFGLCFLFVPGETQVLGAFPLSGKIDFSEEYKRLLKESKSAPSKGYLKEVAFDAIKTSQAAIKTGDYSAATKIATLAVKIGKSSGNNHAYTLANRLKQRSVMLAREYRKVEKYHQNLQKDPNDSKSAFLYGKFVALKLNHWKEGLFWLAKGDDAEFRALAKKELSNSKNYGTLLEVANGWYQLGGKEKGLTKRELELHAYELYSRAWQHSIGADRTTINDKLSEMPLRYLNHMQEQDVIPGPWPFGKNGESGNGKGMFTVNHLEFPNGLGLHPPNNGFARVRYQLDGQYKTFVTGVALYDHTTEVRRSVTFSVMGDDRVLWKSPLIRFRGDVVFCKVSVKNIKRLEIRTESPGQAYGANAMWLDPHVLK
- the thrS gene encoding threonine--tRNA ligase is translated as MIQIKLPDGSVKEFSDNSSAIDVAQSIGERLANAVVAAEVNGTVCDAFRPMREIADSSEISLRLLTDRDAEALGVMRHSCAHVMARAVMRLWPGIQLAFGPTLPHGFYYDFGLEHTISEDDFPKIEEEMKKIIKEEEPFERFSLDRGEAVSFVNEMSQHSKAEHIETGLADHGQLSFYRQGEFVDLCRGPHIPNAGKIKAFKLLSVAGSYWKGDTGNKPLQRLYGTAFFSKKDLKKYLEQVEEAKRRDHRVLGKKLGLFQINPEVGQGLCLWLPKGATIRAVLEDFIKVELTRLGYQPVYSPHIGRVELYETSGHFPYYRDSQFAPLFGHDAGQLVDFWVRKLEEDSLSAEDEETFWKSSRVMNCDFEFPPGANREEKIAILKDWEHKNERYLLKPMNCPHHAEMYRSMPRSYRDLPVRLAEFGTVYRHEQTGELNGMLRVRGLTQDDAHIFCTPEQVEDEFRITLDLVKFILASVGLDNFRVQLSLREPGSDKYVGSEENWQRAENSLRKVLSDSGMPFTECEGEAAFYGPKADFMVSDCIGREWQLGTVQLDYNLPERFQLEYTGSDNQPHRPVMIHRAPFGSMERFTGMLIEHFAGAFPLWLAPEQIRVLPVSDKTLDYANEVAAELRKNGFRISVDTRSSKVNAKIRDAQLELIPYMFIVGPKEAEQTAVAVRDRIDGDLGPMPLADAMSKLKQEVEDRLVRQVVESSFSGIEGQTEESNEY
- a CDS encoding TolC family protein, with the translated sequence MKEHPAVIVCGYGLVLSAVFAVGCATRSATVQDTGLAKIEAERVPTERTQIDNMSEPETDILQTSSEFLNSSIEGNQEVETVVSQPFPTHSLIELEQLAVDVNPRLVKLYQEYNAATSRARYVDELPDPKVGANVFGGAAIETAAGSQRAILSVSQMIPWLGKLSAEEQRASFEAFAIRADYLAERILVIAAVRTGWYRLYVIDQQIETTKANQQLLQSLIDVANAQIATGTATQGDVLLGTLELSKLEERLLTYRKLRVAVQAEVNRLLARDTDLPVITSNELHVDLPELSLNTLFQNSLTSQPEIQAAQLRTQATQWGIEVARLSRRPELTISGNYFFVDNNRPPSSIVNVGEDPWSLGAQVSVPLWREKYDALEDEATWKHLASNNSETEVIDRYDALITELLAEARRADETAVLYKNTILPQARQTLRADQESYSRGAVEFDRVIRDYRNLLTLELGYHQAIGELAISMAQICRAVGQDIPMTKLPSLPVLPDENEP